Proteins from a single region of Mucilaginibacter daejeonensis:
- a CDS encoding NmrA/HSCARG family protein → MNDSMIYKTSADVHKPLITITGVLGKQGCSAAHTLLESGRYRVRGITRRTDTAEARSLLAKGIELIALPLDVGYQAAYTKAFSGSDSVFLMTPSIVPPDTHEFELGKQLADGAVDAGVRHIVFSSLENVDELTNGQLFAPHFTDKARIESYIRTLPVTSSFIYMAFFYTNFMEFYTPKMEHDKMIFPIYLPEDFRAPFVDPLTATGPAVLEILSDPERYADRSLPVIGDLISPREMVETFNRVTGKNAEYRSAYTKQELLGQFPELASNEDLVRELTGMVRYAVEYGYFKSDRDLEWSRQIDPKSLDWEQFLRKTGWKGEKRSF, encoded by the coding sequence ATGAACGATTCAATGATATACAAAACATCAGCAGATGTACACAAGCCACTGATCACAATTACCGGTGTCTTAGGAAAGCAGGGATGTAGTGCTGCCCATACCTTATTAGAAAGCGGGCGTTACCGTGTTAGGGGTATCACCCGCCGTACCGATACCGCGGAAGCCCGCAGCCTACTGGCAAAAGGAATTGAGCTGATCGCTCTGCCACTTGATGTAGGATATCAGGCAGCTTATACAAAGGCTTTCAGCGGCTCGGATAGCGTTTTCTTGATGACGCCAAGTATCGTACCACCTGATACTCATGAATTTGAATTAGGTAAGCAACTGGCAGATGGCGCTGTTGACGCGGGAGTGCGGCACATCGTCTTCAGCAGCCTTGAAAATGTAGATGAGCTTACTAATGGTCAATTGTTCGCACCACATTTTACCGATAAGGCCAGGATCGAGAGCTATATCCGTACGTTACCGGTCACCAGTTCATTCATCTATATGGCATTCTTTTACACCAACTTTATGGAGTTTTACACGCCTAAGATGGAACATGATAAGATGATCTTTCCGATTTATTTGCCCGAAGACTTTCGTGCGCCATTCGTAGACCCGCTTACGGCAACGGGTCCGGCGGTGTTAGAGATATTATCTGATCCCGAACGCTATGCCGACCGGTCACTACCGGTAATAGGTGATCTTATCTCGCCACGAGAAATGGTCGAAACGTTCAACAGGGTGACGGGTAAAAATGCTGAGTATCGGTCCGCCTATACAAAGCAAGAACTACTTGGTCAGTTCCCTGAACTTGCCTCGAATGAAGACCTGGTGAGGGAGCTGACAGGGATGGTGAGGTACGCCGTAGAATATGGCTATTTTAAAAGTGATCGTGACCTTGAATGGAGTCGGCAGATAGACCCAAAAAGTCTCGATTGGGAACAATTTCTTCGCAAGACCGGTTGGAAAGGTGAAAAGCGATCATTTTAG
- a CDS encoding winged helix-turn-helix transcriptional regulator, which produces MTIECRSDLVKFNDNLYPCTVSLAMELIGGKWKTVILYHLKDAPKRYSELRKEMPFITERTLSLQLKQLEEDGLITRQVYGEKPPIKVIYSLTEFGETVIPVLQAILTWGNEIALRNGEFVQADR; this is translated from the coding sequence ATGACGATAGAATGCAGATCCGACCTTGTAAAATTCAATGATAACTTATATCCATGTACGGTCAGTTTAGCGATGGAGTTGATCGGCGGAAAGTGGAAGACCGTCATTTTATATCATCTCAAAGACGCCCCTAAACGTTATAGCGAGTTGAGAAAGGAAATGCCCTTCATTACCGAAAGGACATTGAGCCTTCAACTGAAACAATTGGAGGAAGATGGGTTGATTACCAGGCAGGTTTATGGTGAAAAGCCACCTATCAAAGTGATCTATAGCCTGACCGAGTTCGGTGAAACTGTCATCCCTGTACTTCAGGCTATACTTACATGGGGTAATGAGATCGCTTTAAGGAACGGAGAATTTGTACAGGCAGATAGGTAG